Within Halarchaeum grantii, the genomic segment CGTCGCCGGGTCGATGGAGCGCCCGGTGCGCGAGGGGACGTTGTAGACGATCTGCGGGACGTCGACGGCGTCCGCGATGCGGCGATAGTGGCGCTCCATCCCCTCGGGCTCGGGCTTGTTGTAGTACGGCGAGATGAGGAGCAGGGCGTCCGCGCCCGCGTCCGCCGCGCGCCCGGCGAGCGAGATGGCTTCGTGCGTGGAGTTCGACCCCGCGCCCGCGATGACGGGGACGTCGACGGCCTCGACGACGGTCTCGACGACCGCGACGTGCTCGTCGTGCGTGAGCGTCGCGGACTCGCCCGTCGAACCGACGGGGACGAGGCCGTCGACGCCCGCCTCGGCGAGGCGCTGGGCGTCGGCGGCGAGTTGGTCGTGGTCGATGCGTTCCTCGGCGTCGAACGGCGTCGTCATCGCGACGAACGTGCCGGTCGTGACGTTTCGTGGTGGACTCATTGGTGGTGTGGGATGGGTCTCGGGATACTGTAACTGCCGGTACGGCCCTGCGACGGCCCGTGACGGGGGCGCTACGCCCGCAACGAGCGCTTATCGCAGGTCGCGTTTACCGGGTTTCGCGGTCGAGAAAACGCCGCCGCTCGCGCCGGATACCGACTCCGCCGTCGCGCGAGCGCCGAACATGTTTCGACACGCGTGTTCCACCGGCATAGGTTTATCGCCACGCGCGCCGCCCGGTCGGCCGGTACGAGCCTCGCCCTCGCGGAGTGCCGTAGTTTTATGCGGGCGCGGCGGAGACTGGCGAGACGATGCTGGTCCTCGGCGACGCGCACGCCACCACCGCCGACCGACGTCGGGCGCTCTTCGCGGCCTATCGCGCCGCCGACGAAGCGCGCGCCCTCCAGTGCGGGGACCTCATGTACTACGACCTCCCCGCCACCACGTACTTCGTCGCGGGGAACAACGAGGACTTCGACGTCATCGACTCCCTCCGGCACGGCCGCGTCCGCTCCGAGGACGTCTCGAACGCCCGCCTGCTCGCGAGCGACGCCGCCGACGTCGAGGGCGTCCGCGTCGCCGGCCTCTCCGGGAACTACGCGCCGACGCAGTACGACAAACCCCGCGCGGCGCTCGCGGGCGAGCGACGCCGGCACTTCGTCCGAGCGGACGTCGAGGCGGCGAAGCGACTCGGTGACGTGGACGTCTTCCTCGCCCATCAGGCGCCCCACGGCACGCCCGTCGACGAGGAGTACGACGTCGGCTGCGAGCACGTCGACGCCATCCTCGACGCGCTCGACCCCGACCTCTGCCTCGTCGGCCACCACCACGAGCACACCGAGTCGACGTACGGCGACACCCGCGTCGTCACCGTCGCGCCCGTCTGGGAGTCCTACTACACGCTCGACCCGTCGACGCTCGCACTCGACCGCCACGCCACCCCCGACGCCTGAGCGCGTCGGGTCGTCGGATCGACGCGGGTGTCGGCGTGCGTAGCCTCTTTAGGGCGGTGCGACCAAGTGAACGCATCAGATGGTCGAAATCCACGACGCGCAGCGCGTCGCCGTCCTCGCCGACTCGCAGAACCTCTACCACTCCTCTCACAGCCTCTACTCGCAAAACGTCGACTACGCGGGGCTGCTCGACGAGACGGTGCGCGGGCGCGAACTCGTGCGCGCCATCGCGTACGTGATCCGCGCGGACTCGCCCGAGGAGGAGTCGTTCTTCGAGGCGCTGCGCGACATCGGCTTCGAGACGAAGATAAAGGACATCAAGACGTTCGGCGACGGGTCGAAGAAGGCGGACTGGGACGTCGGCATCAGCCTCGACGCCGTCACGCTCGCCGAGAAGGTCGATGCGGTCGCGCTCTGCACGGGCGACGGGGACTTCTCGCGGCTCTGTCACCACCTCCGCCACGAGGGCGTCCGCGTCGAAGTGTTCGGGTTCGCGTCCTCGACGGCCGACGAACTCATCGAGGCGGCCGACGACTTCACCGACCTCTCCGAGCGCGAGAACGAAGTCCTCCTGTAACTAGACGGAGCGCCCCTCTTCGGACGTGCCGATGAGGAGCGACCCGACCGCCATCCCGACCGCCGCGACGGCGGCGATACCGAGTTGGAGCGGTTCGACGCTCTTCATCGAGAGTGTCGTCCACAGCAGCAGAATCGCCCCGATGGCGAGGAGCGGCAGGCCCGCGAGCACCTTCGTGTCCATGACTACTCGGGCGTTGGGTAGCCCACCACATAAGCCCATCTCCATCGTCCGAAGGGTACATCCCCGCCGCGCGCGCAGAGTAGGACGATGGAGGACGCAGAACGCACCCAGCTACGGACCGTCGCGGACTACCAGTTCCGCGCCGGCGCCGGGGCCGCGCTCTTCCCGGCAGACGAGGCCTATGACGTCGACCGCTCGAAGTCCGGTCGCCCCCGACAGGTCTCGACGCGGGCGGGACGACGCCTCGTCTCTTTCGGCACCGACGGCCGCTTCACGCTCGGGCTCGCGGGCGGCGAGCGCCTGCTCGACGCGCTCGAGGCGCCGGCCTGCCGCGTCGTCGTCGGCGACGAGAGCGAGCCGTTCGTCCGCGACGGGAAGAACGTCTTCGCGAAGTTCGTCTCGGCCGTCGACCCGGCGGTCCGCCCGGACGACGAAGTCGTCGTCGTCCACGAGGACGGCCACGCCATCGCCGTGGGACGCGCCGAGCTCGACGCGGACGCGATCCGAGACTTCGACACGGGGATGGCGGTCAAAGTGCGGGAGGGCGCGGGAGCGCGCGAGTAGGCGGTCGGAGCGAGGTCGGTGGCGGCCGAGACGCCCGTTTCGCGGCGCGCGCGGCGGCGACCCGTAGTGTTTTTCCCTCCTGCGGCCGCACGCAGAGGTATGTTTGGAGGAGGCGGCGGGATGAACCCCCGGAAGATGAAGCAGATGATGAAGCAGATGGGTATCGACGTCGAGGAGATCGACGCCGAGGAGGTCGTCATCAAGACGGCGGACGGGCGGGAGCTCGTCTTCGACGACGCGGACGTCACCCAGATGGACGCGCGCGGCCAGCAGACCTACCAGGTCATCGGCGACCCCGAGGAGCGCGAGGCCACCGCGTCCGGCGGTGACGCCGACGACGAGGAGGCCGCCGGCGCCATCCCCGAGAGCGACGTCGAAATCGTCGTCCAGCGCACG encodes:
- a CDS encoding nascent polypeptide-associated complex protein, producing MFGGGGGMNPRKMKQMMKQMGIDVEEIDAEEVVIKTADGRELVFDDADVTQMDARGQQTYQVIGDPEEREATASGGDADDEEAAGAIPESDVEIVVQRTGATPEEARAALEGADGDLATAIDVLE
- the dapA gene encoding 4-hydroxy-tetrahydrodipicolinate synthase; its protein translation is MSPPRNVTTGTFVAMTTPFDAEERIDHDQLAADAQRLAEAGVDGLVPVGSTGESATLTHDEHVAVVETVVEAVDVPVIAGAGSNSTHEAISLAGRAADAGADALLLISPYYNKPEPEGMERHYRRIADAVDVPQIVYNVPSRTGRSIDPATTAALAEHENIVGYKAASGDLGLVSEVVERTRDEEFAVLSGDDGLTLPTLSVGGTGVISVAANVEPERMSALVRDALDDEYALARERHHELGPLFRALFVETNPIPVKEAMDVWGYGPAEVRDPLSRATPETRAELEAVHDALGEPDVEGER
- a CDS encoding metallophosphoesterase family protein, which gives rise to MLVLGDAHATTADRRRALFAAYRAADEARALQCGDLMYYDLPATTYFVAGNNEDFDVIDSLRHGRVRSEDVSNARLLASDAADVEGVRVAGLSGNYAPTQYDKPRAALAGERRRHFVRADVEAAKRLGDVDVFLAHQAPHGTPVDEEYDVGCEHVDAILDALDPDLCLVGHHHEHTESTYGDTRVVTVAPVWESYYTLDPSTLALDRHATPDA
- a CDS encoding NYN domain-containing protein — protein: MVEIHDAQRVAVLADSQNLYHSSHSLYSQNVDYAGLLDETVRGRELVRAIAYVIRADSPEEESFFEALRDIGFETKIKDIKTFGDGSKKADWDVGISLDAVTLAEKVDAVALCTGDGDFSRLCHHLRHEGVRVEVFGFASSTADELIEAADDFTDLSERENEVLL
- a CDS encoding PUA domain-containing protein, which encodes MEDAERTQLRTVADYQFRAGAGAALFPADEAYDVDRSKSGRPRQVSTRAGRRLVSFGTDGRFTLGLAGGERLLDALEAPACRVVVGDESEPFVRDGKNVFAKFVSAVDPAVRPDDEVVVVHEDGHAIAVGRAELDADAIRDFDTGMAVKVREGAGARE